A window of Streptomyces broussonetiae genomic DNA:
CGTGGACGGCAGGTCCAGCTCCACGCCCTCCGCCTCCAGCGCGAGGACCGTGCGGTCGACGCCCAGGGCCCAGCCGACCGAGGGCAGCGCCGGGCCGCCGATCATCTCGGACAGACCGTCGTAGCGGCCTCCGCCGCCCACCGCGGACTGCGAACCCAGACCGTCGTGCACGAACTCGAAGGTGGTGCGGGTGTAGTAGTCGAGGCCGCGCACCAGCTTCGGGTCGTCCTCGAAGGAGACGCCCGCCTCGGTGAGCAGTTCGCGGACCTCCTCGTGGTACGCCTTGCAGGCGTCGCACAGGTAGTCGCGCAGCAGCGGGGCGCCCGTGAGCTGCTTCTGGACCGACTCGCGCTTGTCGTCGAGGACGCGCAGCGGGTTGATCTGCGCGCGGTGCAGGGTGTCCTCGTCCAGGTCCAGGCCGCGCAGGAAGTCCTGCAGCGCGGCCCTGTACACCGGACGGCACTCCTTGTCGCCCAGGCTGTTGAGCAGGATGCGGAAGTCGCTGAGGCCCAGCGAGCGGTACGCCTGGTCGGCGAGGATGATCAGCTCCGCGTCCAGCGCCGGGTCCTCGGCGCCGATCGCCTCGGCGCCGACCTGGGAGAAGTGCCGGTAACGGCCCTTCTGGGGGCGCTCGTAGCGGTAGTACGAGCCGGAGTACCAGAGCTTGACCGGGAGGTTGCCCGACTTGTGCAGGTTGGCCTCGAGGGCCGCGCGCAGTACGGACGCCGTGCCCTCGGGACGCAGGGCGAGCCTGTCGCCGCCCTTGGTCTCGAAGGCGTACATCTCCTTGGTGACGATGTCGGTGGACTCGCCGACACCGCGCGCGAAGAGTTCGACGTTCTCGAATCCGGGCGTCTCGATGTAGCCGTAGCCCGAGGTGCGCAGCGGGGCGGCGATGGCCTCGCGGACGGCCAGGTACTGGGCGGAGTCCGGCGGGATCAGGTCATACGTGCCCTTGGGGGCCTGGAAGGTACTCACGGAAAGCTCTCTCGTCACATTCCTCGTCGGGGAGCGGTATTCATGTCCGTTCCCTGGCCCGCCGCCACCTGCCGAAGGTACGGGTTGGTGGCGCGCTCCTGGCCGATGGTCGTCTGGGGGCCGTGGCCGGACAGCACCACGGTGGAGTCGTCGAGCGGCAGGCACACGCGGGCCAGCGACTCGAGCATGTCCGGCATGGATCCGCCCGGAAGGTCGGTGCGTCCGATGGAGCCGGCGAACAGCAGATCCCCCGAGAAGAACACCGACGGGATGTCGGCGCTCTCGGGCATCCGGAAGGTCACCGACCCCTTGGTATGGCCCGGCGCGTGCGCGACGGTGAACTCCAGGCCGGCCAGATCGAGGGTGGTGCCGTTCGTCAGCTCGCGGACGTCGTCCGGCTCCCCTACGGTCAGCTCGCCCATCAACGGCATGCCGATGGACCGGCCGAGCGCCTTGTCGGGGTCGCTCATCATGTACCGGTCCTCGGGGTGGATCCAGGCCGGTACGTCGTGGGCCCCGCAGACCGGGACGACCGAGGCCACGTGATCGATGTGGCCGTGAGTGAGGACGACGGCGACGGGCTTGAGCCGATGCTTCTTCAGTGCTTCCTCGACGCCTACGGCGGCCTGGTGGCCCGGGTCGATGATCACGCACTCCTCACCGGGGGCAGGGGCGACGAGATAACAGTTCGTCCCCCAGGCCCCGGCAGGGAACCCGGCAATGAGCACGATCGTCCTTCGTTGTGTCGATTGGGTACGGCTTGCAGACGGCTCGCGAAAGGCTTGCCGGCGACGTCGGCCGCAGTCAGAGCCTACCGGCGCTGCCGTTTCCTCAGCGAACCCATATACGGTACGGGGCTACACGCAGCGGTCGGCTCACGAGCACGCACGCGTACCGGTCGACACACGACACGCATGAGGAGAGAACCCGGTGGTCAGCCAGGAGCAGCGGCGGCGTCAGCTCGCCCGGGAGAAGTTCTTGCGGCAGCAGCAGCGGCGCACCGAGGCGCGGCGCAAGGCCCGCCTGCGCAACTCCGTCATCGCGTCGGTACTGGGCGTGGTCGTGATCGGCAGCGTCGCGCTGTACACGACCGGGGTAATGAAGAACGGCGGCAACGACAAGAAGAACACCGCCTCCGACGTCACGCCCAGCGCCTCACCGACCAGCAAGGCCCCCGACCCGTGCGCGAAGCCCGCGGCCGGCTCGGTGAAGAAGCTGAGCTGGAAGAAGGAGCCGGCAATGACGATCGACACGTCGGCGAACTACACCATGAAGCTCGCGACGACGTGCGGTGACATCGACGTCGCGCTCAAGACGGCGGCGGCGCCGCACACGGTGAACTCGTTCAACTTCCTGGCGGGCCAGGGGTTCTTCGACCACACGAAGTGCCACCGCCTGGTCACCAGCGGTATCTACGTGCTCCAGTGCGGCGACCCGCAGGGCACCGGCATGGGCGGACCGGGCTACACGCTCCCGGACGAGAACCTGAAGGACAAGAGCCTCAAGAAGAACACCTACCCGGCGGGCACGGTGGCGATGGCCAACACCGGCCAGAAGCACACCGGCGGCAGCCAGTTCTTCCTCGTCTACAAGGACAGCCCGCTGCCGCCCCAGTACACCCCGTTCGGCACCATCTCCGAGGCGGGCATGAAGGTGCTGACGAAGATCGCCGCCGCCGGTGCGCAGGCGGCCGACCCGACCTCGGGCAACACCCCGCCGAATGCGACCGTCGTGATCAACAAGGCGACGGTGACGAAGTCCTGACGCAATCCTGAAGACCAAGACGGCCAACTGCGGAATTTCGGTCGCGCTGGATGCGGACAGGCCGCCTGCCGGTCGCCTATGTTGGCCGTGACGAAACTGTGGACGATGCCCGGGGGCGCGAGGCTCCCCGCAGGCATCATGTGGAGGAGGCGCTGTGAGCAGCGACCCGTGGGGCCGCGTCGACGAGACGGGGACCGTGTACGTGCGTACGGCCGACGGCGAGCAGGTCGTCGGATCCTGGGCGGCCGGCTCCCCTGAGGAGGCGCTTGCCTACTTCGAGCGCAAGTACGAGGGCCTGGTTGTCGAGATCGGCCTCCTCGAGAAGCGAGTACAGACCACCGACCTGTCGGCGAAGGACGCCCAGGCCGCGATCGACCACCTGCGTGAGCAGGTGGACGCGCACCATGCGGTCGGTGACCTGGCGGTGCTGCGCGAGCGGCTGGACAAGCTCGTACAGGCCGTCGATGCGCGCCGTGAGGAGCGTAAGCAGCAGCGGGCCAAGCAGTCCGACGAGGCCCGCAAGGCCAAGGAGGACCTGGTCACCGAGGCGGAGCAGCTGGCGCAGTCCGACCAGTGGCGGGCCGCCGGTGAGCGCCTGCGGTCGCTGGTGGACACCTGGAAGGGCCTGCCGCGGCTGGACCGCAAGTCCGACGACGAGCTGTGGCATCGCTTCTCACACGCGCGGTCTGCGTTCTCCAAGCGCCGCAAGGCGCACTTCGCGCAGCTGGACGCGCAGCGCGAAGAGGCCCGCAGGACCAAGGAGCGGCTGGTCGCCGAGGCCGAGGCGCTGTCGGCATCGACGGACTGGGGTCCGACGGCGGCCCGCTACCGCGAGCTGATGGCGGAGTGGAAGGCCGCGGGCCGTGCCCAGCGCGAGCACGAGGACGACCTGTGGAACCGCTTCCGCGGCGCCCAGGACGTGTTCTTCGCCGCCCGCAGCTCGGTGTTCGCCGAGCGGGACGCGGAGCAGTCCGAGAACCTCAAGCTGAAGGAGGAACTGGCCGAGGAGGCCGAGAAGATCCTCCCGGTCACGGACCTCAAGGCCGCCCGGGCCGCCTTCCGCTCGGTCAACGAGCGCTGGGAGGCCATCGGCCACGTCCCGCGGGACGCTCGGCCGAAGGTCGAGGGCCGGATGCACGCCGTCGAGCGGGCGATCCAGGAGGCCGAGGAGGCCGAATGGCGCCGGACGAACCCGGAGGCACGCGCGCGTGCCGAGGGTCTGACCGGTCAGCTCCAGGCCGCCGTGGACAAGCTGAGGGCGCAGATCGACCAGGCCCGCGGCCAGGGCAACAGCTCCAAGGCCGACAAGCTGGAGCGCGAACTGGAGGGCCGCCAGGCGCTCCTGGACCAGGCCCTCAAGGGCCTGCAGGAGTTCGGCGGCTAGGGTTTCCCCGACTTGCTGCGAAAGGGCCCCGTACGCGCGTACGGGGCCCTTTCGCATGCGGCGGTCGGCGCTGCACGCTCGGCGCTACGACCGGGAGCGTCCCGACGTCACGCGGTACACGTCGTACACGCCCTCCACGCCCCGTACGGCCTTCAGGACATGGCCGAGGTGCTTGGGGTCGCCCATCTCGAAGGTGAACCGGGAGGTGGCGACCCGGTCGCGGGAGGTCTGCACGGCCGCGGAGAGGATGTTGACGTGCTGGTCGGACAGGACGCGGGTGACGTCCGACAACAGGCGGGAGCGGTCCAGGGCCTCGACCTGGATGGCGACCAGGAAGACCGAGGACTGGGTCGGCGCCCACTCGACGTCGAGGATCCGCTCCGGCTCGCGGGACAGTGAGTCGACGTTGACGCAGTCGCTGCGGTGAACCGATACGCCGCTGCCGCGCGTGACGAACCCGATGATCGGGTCGCCGGGCACCGGTGTACAGCAGCGGGCCAGCTTGACCCACACGTCCTCGACGCCCTTGACCACGACGCCGGGGTCGGCGCTGGAGCGGCGCTTGCGGCCACGGGTGCGCGACGGCGGGACCGCCTCGTCGATCTCCTCGGTGGCCGCCTCCTCGCCGCCGAGGGCCTGGACCAGCTTCTGCACGATGTTCTGCGCGGAGACATGACCCTCGCCGATCGCCGCGTACAGCGCGGAGATGTCCGAGTACCGCATCTCGTGCGCGAGGGTGACGAGGGAGTCGCCGGTGAGGATGCGCTGGATCGGCAGGTTCTGCTTGCGCATGGCCCGGACGATGGCGTCCTTGCCCTGCTCGATGGCCTCGTCCCGGCGCTCCTTGGAGAACCAGGCCCGGATCTTGTTGCGGGCGCGCGGCGACTTGACGAAGCCCAGCCAGTCCCTGGACGGCCCGGCGCCGGCCGCCTTGGAGGTGAAGACCTCGACCAGGTCGCCGTTGTCCAGGGTGGATTCGAGCGGTACGAGCCGGCCGTTGACCCGCGCCCCTATCGTGCGGTGGCCGACCTCGGTGTGGACGGCGTACGCGAAGTCCACGGGTGTGGCACCCGCGGGCAGCGCTATCACGTCGCCCTTGGGGGTGAAGACGAAGACCTCGTTGCGGGACAGGTCGAAGCGCAGGGACTCCAGGAACTCGCCGGGGTCCTCGGTCTCCTTCTGCCAGTCCAGCAACTGCCGCAGCCACGCCATGTCGTTGATGGCGTCCTTGTCCTTGCCGGAGGCCTTGGGCACGTCCGTGCGCACCTTGGAGGCACCGGCGACGGCCTCCTGCTTGTACTTCCAGTGCGCGGCGATGCCGTACTCGGCGCGACGGTGCATGTCGAAGGTGCGGATCTGCAGTTCGACCGGCTTGCCGTTGGGCCCGATGACCGTCGTGTGCAGCGACTGGTACATGTTGAACTTGGGCATCGCGATGTAGTCCTTGAACCGGCCCGGAACCGGATTCCATCGCGCGTGCACGGTGCCGAGGGCGGCATAGCAGTCACGGACCGTGTCGACGAGGACGCGGATGCCCACCAGGTCGTAGATCTCCGCGAAGTCACGGCCGCGGACGATCATCTTCTGGTAGACGCTGTAGTAGTGCTTAGGGCGGCCGGTGACGGTCGCCTTGATGCGGGCGGCCCGCAGATCGGCCTGGACCTCGTCGGTCACTATGGCCAGGTACTCGTCACGCTTGGGCGCCCTTTCGGCCACCAGTCGTACGATCTCGTCGTACATCTTGGGGTAGAGGATCGCGAACGCGAGGTCCTCCAGCTCCCACTTGATGGTGTTCATGCCGAGGCGGTGGGCGAGCGGCGCGTAGATCTCGAGGGTCTCGCGCGCCTTCTTCTCCTGCTTCTCGCGCTTGAGGTAGCGCATGGTGCGCATGTTGTGCAGGCGGTCGGCGAGCTTGATGACCAGGACGCGCGGGTCCTTGGCCATCGCGACGACCATCTTGCGCACGGTCTCGGCCTGCGCGGCCTCGCCGAACTTGACCTTGTCCAGCTTGGTCACGCCGTCGACGAGCAGGGCGACCACGTCGCCGAAGTCGCGGCGCAGGTCCTCGAGGCCGTACTCGGTGTCCTCGACGGTGTCGTGCAGCAGGCCCGCCATGAGCGTGGCGGGATCCATGCCCAGCTCGGCGAGGATGGTCGTCACGGCGAGCGGATGCGTGATGTACGGATCGCCGCTCTTGCGCTTCTGGCCGCGGTGCCAGCGCTCGGCGACCTGGTAGGCACGCTCGATCTGGCGCAGCGTGGCGTTCTCGATCTTGGGGTCGTTGCTGCGCACTATCCGCAGCAGGGGCTCCAGGACCGGGTTGTAGGGGTTGGCGCGCTGGACGCCGAGGCGGGCCAGGCGGGCGCGGACGCGGTTTGAGGAGCCGGTGCGCGTGGGCTGGCCGACCGGCTGGCGCACCACGGGCGGTTGCACCGGGCGCTCCGCGGGGGCGGGCTTGGGACGGGAGGCCTCGGCAGCCTTCTCGACGGGCGCCGACTGGGCGTGCTCGATCGGCCCGCGAGTGTCGTTCTTCGCGTCGGACGTGTTCGGCGCGGGCTTGGCCGCGGGCGCCGAGGCGGGCTCGGGCTTGGCGGCGGTCAGTGGCTGGGCCTCGTCTGGCAAGAGGGCTCCTCGTGCGCGATCCGGGTCCCCCGGTCAGGCTCCGGAGATCCCATGGTAGCGATCCTGCGGCTGGTCATCGCCTTCAGTCCGCTGTCAGGACCGTCTGCCTGTGCAACGCATGAGGCCACGGCCGGATTCCGGGAGATGGATTGGCGGTGTGCGGGGGGCGTGCGGAGGGTGTCCTGAACATGGTCGCGCGGGCGCCCGCCCGCATGCGTACGGCCGCCCCGGCGCGGTGCCGGGACGGCCGTACGACAAGAATCGCAGGGTGGGTCAGACCTGAAGCAGCGCCTCCAGCGGGGCCCCCGCGAGGGCCGGCTCCAGGCGGGCGCGGCCGCCGAGGAAGCCCAGCTCCATGAGGACCGCCAGGCCCGAGACCTGGGCCCCGGCGCGCTGGATGAGGTGGATCGCGGCCTCGGCCGTACCGCCCGTCGCCAGCACGTCGTCGACGATCAGGACGCGGTCGGCGGAGGTCAGGTCCTCGGCGTGCACCTCGATCTCGGCCGAGCCGTACTCCAGGTCGTAGGCCTGGCGCAGCGTCGCTCCGGGGAGCTTGCCCGCCTTGCGGACCGGGATGAAGCCGAGGTCCGCGCGGACGGCGACCGGGGCGCCGAGGATGAAGCCCCGGGCCTCGAGGCCCACGACCTTGGTCGCGCCGGTGTTGGTCGCGATCCCGGCGAGCGCGTCGGTGAGCGCCGTGAAGGCGGCCGGGTCCGCGAGGAGCGGGGTGATGTCCTTGAACATCACCCCGGGCTCGGGATAGTCGGCCACGTCACGGATACGGCTGAGCAGCAGCCCGGTGATGTCTGCCAGCTCGGTCATCGGCGCTTCCCGGAAGGTCGGCCGCCGCGGCCACGGCTGCGGGACGCGGGCTGGTTGCGCGGGCCCACGACGGCGGCGGCGGTGTCGTCGGAGCTGTCGTCCACGTCCCCGGCACGGTCGGCCGCCAGCTCGTCCTCGGCGGCGGCCTGGGCGCGCTTGGCCAGGACCCGCTTGGTGAGGGCCTTCATCGCGGGCTCGCGCTCCTTGAGGTCGGCGACGAGCGGCGTGGCGATGAAGATCGAGGAGTACGCACCGGCCGCGAGGCCGACGAACAGCGACAGGGAGATGTCGTTCAGCGTGCCGGCACCGAGGAAGCCGCCACCGATGAACAGCAGACCGGCGACCGGCAGCAGCGCGACGACCGTGGTGTTGATGGAGCGGACCAGGGTGCCGTTGATCGACCGGTTGGCGATCTCGCTGTAGGTGAAGCGGGTCTGCTTGGTGATGTCCTTCGTCTGCTCCTTGAGGCTGTCGAAGACGACGACCGTGTCGTAGAGCGAGTAACCGAGGATGGTCAGCAGACCGATGACCGTACCGGGCGAGACCTCGAAGCCGACGAGGGCGTAGATACCGGTCGTGATGGTGATGTCGTGGATCAGCGCGACCAGGGCCGCGATGGCCATGCGCCACTCGAAGGCGATGGCCAGGTAGATCACGACGAGCACCATGAAGATCGCCAGGCCCTCCCAGGCCTTGTCGGCGATCTGCTGGCCCCAGCTCGGACCGACCAGGTCGGCGGCGAGCTTGTCGGGGTTGATCTTCAGGTCGTCGGCCAGCTTCTGCTTGATCTGGTCGGCCTTGTTGGTGTCGATGCCGGCGATCTGGATGCGCAGGCTGCCGTTGCCGAGCTTCTGCACGACCGCTTCCTGGCCGGAGGCGTCATGCGCGTACGTCTCCGCCTGGGTGACCGACGCGCTCATCTTGGTCGGCGTCGTGAAGACCGCGCCGCCCTGGAAGTCGATGCTCATGTTCAGCCCGCGCACCGCCAGGCCGACGATGGCCGTGATGGTGATCAGGATGGAGACGCCGTACCAGATCTTGCGCTTGCCGACGAAGTCGTAGCTGATCTCGCCGCGGTGCAGCCGGGCGCCGAGGTTGCCGAGTTTCGACATCGCTCACGCCTCCTTCGGGTCGACAGGGCCGGCGGCGGGACCGGCGGGACGGCGGGTACGGCGCAGCGGCGCCTTGGCACCCAGGCTCTTCGGGTCGAGGCCGGACCACTTGTGGCCGTTCGCGAAGAACGGGCGGCGCGCGAGGAGCGTCATCAGCGGCTTGGTGAACAGGAAGACCACGACGACGTCCAGCACGGTGGTCAGGCCGAGCGTGAACGCGAAGCCCTGCACCTTGCCGACGGTGACGATGAACAGGACGGCGGCGGCGAGGAACGACACGAAGTCGGAGACGAGGATGGTGCGCCGGGCGCGCGGCCAGGCCCGCTCGACGGCGGGGCGCAGCGTGCGGCCCTCGCGGATCTCGTCCCGGATGCGTTCGAAGTACACGATGAACGAGTCCGCTGTGATACCGATCGCGACGATGGCACCACAGACGGCGGGCAGGTTCAGTGCGAAGCCGATGGCCGGGCCGAGCAGCGACATGATCACGTAGGTCAGGATCGCAGAGACCAGCAGCGAGGCCATGGCGACGAGCGACAGGCCGCGGTAGTAGACCACCAGGTAGAGCACGACCAGGGCGAGACCGATCGCGCCGGCGAGCAGACCGGCGTGCAGCTGCTCACCGCCGAGTGCGGCGGTGACGGTGGTGACGGACTGCTCCTGGAAGGACAGCGGCAGCGCGCCGTACGACAGCATGTTGGCGAGGCTCTGGGCGTCCTGCTGGGTGAAGCTGCCGGAGATCTCCGCCTGGCCGCCGGTGATGGCGTTCTGCACGTACGGGCTGGAGACGACCTCGCCGTCGAGGACGATGCCGAACTCGTTCTGCGGCTGCTGGTTCTTGGCGAGCTGGCCGGTGATGTCCGCGAACTTCTTGGAACCGCTCGAGCTGAAGGTCATCTGGACCTGCCAGCCGGAGGCGCCCTGGGTGTCGAAGACGGCCTGCGCCTTCTTCACCTCGGTGCCGTCGACGGCGGCGGGGCCGAGCACGTACTTGTACCAGGAGCCGCGGATCTGGCCGCAGGCCACGGTGGGGTCGCCGGGCTTGGCGGCGCCTCCGACCTTGGCCCGCTCGGCGGGCTTGGTGCAGTCCAGGGCGGCGTACTGGGCCCGGAGCTTGGCGGCGTCTGCGCTTGCGCCGCCGGCGGAGGCCGAGGGGGTGGCCGACGGCTTGGCGCTGCCGGAGCCGGAGGTGCTCGGCGAGGGGGTGGAGCCGGCCTTCAGCGCGTCGGTGACGGCGCGGCCCTGGGAGGTCGCCGTGGCCGTGGGGGACCCGGAGGAGGAGCCCGAGGCCTTCTCCTTCGAGGAGGTGCTCGCGGAGGGGCTCGCGCTCGCGCCCGGCTTCGGCGAGGAGCTGCCGCTGGAGGATGCGCTCGGCGAGGGGCTCGACGTGGCGGTGCCGCTGGGCTCGCTGGCCAGGACCGGGCGGAAGTACAGCTTGGCCGTGGTGCCGACCTGCTGCTGGGCCTCCTTGGAGTTGGTGCCCTTGGGGATGTTGACGATGATGTTGTCGTTCCCCTGGGTCTGCACCTCCGCCTCGGAGACGCCGAGGCCGTTGACGCGGCGGTTCATGATGTCGACCGCGGTGTCCATGTTGGCCTTGTTGACCGCGGACCCCTGGTCGGCCTTCGCCTTGAGCGTGATGCTCGTACCACCGGCGAGGTCGATGCCGAGACGCGGGGTGGTGTTCCCGGAGAGGAACATGCCTCCGGTGAGCGCCACGATGGCGATCAGGATGAGGGCCAGCGAGCGCCCTGGCTTGCTCTGGGCACTCGCGCTCCGGCCCCTCTTAGGTGCTGCCACCTTCTCGTACTCCCTCTCGGGCCGCCCCGCGCGCTGGTCGTCGCGGTCGGCCATGACATGGTGTCGGGCTCCCGTGCGGGAAACAGACGCGCCCGGTGGTGCGCGGGGCGTGATTATGCCGCCTTGCGCACCACCGGGACATGGCTACTTCGCGTCGGAGTCGCCGTCGGTCTTCTTCGGCTCCTCGTCGGCCTTGGCCTCGGTGGCCTCGGCCGCGTCGGCGCCTTCCTCCGCAGCGTCCTTCTTACCGAGGTCGACGGCCTTGTCGTCGGAGGCGGCGGCAGCGGGCGAGTCGGACTCGTCGGTCTCGGTGAGGGAGGACGCGTCGTCCGGGACGATGTCGGCGTCGGACTTCAGGTCGTGCTCGATGCCGTGGACGATGCGGTTGTACTCGTCGTCGGTGAGGACGGCGCCGATCGAGTTCTTGGCGAAGAGAAGCTCGACACCGGGGCCGGCGTCGAGGAGGACCGTCTCCTCGCCCACCTCCTTGACCGTCGCGTACATCCCCCCGATCGTGCGGACACCGGAACCGGGCTGCATCTCGTTCCGCATGGAGGCGGCCTGCTGCTGCTTCTTCTTGGCCGAGCGTGTCATCAGGAACATGGCCGCGATGAGCACGATGAAGGGGAGAAGGGTAAACGCATTCACGGGACGGAGTTTCCTTCGCGCGACCGCGACGGAGAGCGGCCTGTTGACGGGGGTGTGGTCGGCGCCGCCCGCAAGGGCGGCATCGGCGGAGTCTAAGCGAGTCCGCGCGCATGGAACAACGCTCAGCATGGCACCTGGGTTCCTGCCCCCGCCAATGCCGTCGCTGTCACCGGGCCTGCGAGCCCGTCGCACCGCTGTCAGGTCCCGAACAGGTCCTCTTGTCCGTTTCCCCCGGCTGACGTGCGCGGCGGGGTGAGGCCGAGGTGCGCCCACGCGGCGGGCGTGGCGACCCGGCCGCGCGGGGTACGGGCGAGCAGGCCCTCCCGGACGAGGAACGGTTCGGCGACCTCCTCGACGGTCTCCCGCTCCTCCCCCACCGCGACGGCGAGCGTGGACAGGCCCACCGGGCCGCCGCCGAACAGTTTCAGCAGGGCTTGCAGGACGGCGCGGTCCAGCCGGTCGAGCCCGCGGGCGTCGACCTCGTAGACGGCCAGAGCGGCTTCGGCGATCTCCCGGGTGATCAGGCCGTCCGCCTTGACCTGCGCGTAGTCGCGAACCCGGCGCAGCAGGCGGTTGGCGATGCGGGGCGTG
This region includes:
- the hisS gene encoding histidine--tRNA ligase; amino-acid sequence: MSTFQAPKGTYDLIPPDSAQYLAVREAIAAPLRTSGYGYIETPGFENVELFARGVGESTDIVTKEMYAFETKGGDRLALRPEGTASVLRAALEANLHKSGNLPVKLWYSGSYYRYERPQKGRYRHFSQVGAEAIGAEDPALDAELIILADQAYRSLGLSDFRILLNSLGDKECRPVYRAALQDFLRGLDLDEDTLHRAQINPLRVLDDKRESVQKQLTGAPLLRDYLCDACKAYHEEVRELLTEAGVSFEDDPKLVRGLDYYTRTTFEFVHDGLGSQSAVGGGGRYDGLSEMIGGPALPSVGWALGVDRTVLALEAEGVELDLPSTTSVYAVPLGEEARRLLFAKVTELRKAGISADFSYGGKGLKGAMKNANRSGARYTLVAGERDLADGVVQLKDMESGEQTAIAVDEILPELRSRLG
- a CDS encoding MBL fold metallo-hydrolase, translated to MLIAGFPAGAWGTNCYLVAPAPGEECVIIDPGHQAAVGVEEALKKHRLKPVAVVLTHGHIDHVASVVPVCGAHDVPAWIHPEDRYMMSDPDKALGRSIGMPLMGELTVGEPDDVRELTNGTTLDLAGLEFTVAHAPGHTKGSVTFRMPESADIPSVFFSGDLLFAGSIGRTDLPGGSMPDMLESLARVCLPLDDSTVVLSGHGPQTTIGQERATNPYLRQVAAGQGTDMNTAPRRGM
- a CDS encoding peptidylprolyl isomerase is translated as MVSQEQRRRQLAREKFLRQQQRRTEARRKARLRNSVIASVLGVVVIGSVALYTTGVMKNGGNDKKNTASDVTPSASPTSKAPDPCAKPAAGSVKKLSWKKEPAMTIDTSANYTMKLATTCGDIDVALKTAAAPHTVNSFNFLAGQGFFDHTKCHRLVTSGIYVLQCGDPQGTGMGGPGYTLPDENLKDKSLKKNTYPAGTVAMANTGQKHTGGSQFFLVYKDSPLPPQYTPFGTISEAGMKVLTKIAAAGAQAADPTSGNTPPNATVVINKATVTKS
- a CDS encoding DUF349 domain-containing protein; amino-acid sequence: MSSDPWGRVDETGTVYVRTADGEQVVGSWAAGSPEEALAYFERKYEGLVVEIGLLEKRVQTTDLSAKDAQAAIDHLREQVDAHHAVGDLAVLRERLDKLVQAVDARREERKQQRAKQSDEARKAKEDLVTEAEQLAQSDQWRAAGERLRSLVDTWKGLPRLDRKSDDELWHRFSHARSAFSKRRKAHFAQLDAQREEARRTKERLVAEAEALSASTDWGPTAARYRELMAEWKAAGRAQREHEDDLWNRFRGAQDVFFAARSSVFAERDAEQSENLKLKEELAEEAEKILPVTDLKAARAAFRSVNERWEAIGHVPRDARPKVEGRMHAVERAIQEAEEAEWRRTNPEARARAEGLTGQLQAAVDKLRAQIDQARGQGNSSKADKLERELEGRQALLDQALKGLQEFGG
- the relA gene encoding GTP pyrophosphokinase, whose product is MPDEAQPLTAAKPEPASAPAAKPAPNTSDAKNDTRGPIEHAQSAPVEKAAEASRPKPAPAERPVQPPVVRQPVGQPTRTGSSNRVRARLARLGVQRANPYNPVLEPLLRIVRSNDPKIENATLRQIERAYQVAERWHRGQKRKSGDPYITHPLAVTTILAELGMDPATLMAGLLHDTVEDTEYGLEDLRRDFGDVVALLVDGVTKLDKVKFGEAAQAETVRKMVVAMAKDPRVLVIKLADRLHNMRTMRYLKREKQEKKARETLEIYAPLAHRLGMNTIKWELEDLAFAILYPKMYDEIVRLVAERAPKRDEYLAIVTDEVQADLRAARIKATVTGRPKHYYSVYQKMIVRGRDFAEIYDLVGIRVLVDTVRDCYAALGTVHARWNPVPGRFKDYIAMPKFNMYQSLHTTVIGPNGKPVELQIRTFDMHRRAEYGIAAHWKYKQEAVAGASKVRTDVPKASGKDKDAINDMAWLRQLLDWQKETEDPGEFLESLRFDLSRNEVFVFTPKGDVIALPAGATPVDFAYAVHTEVGHRTIGARVNGRLVPLESTLDNGDLVEVFTSKAAGAGPSRDWLGFVKSPRARNKIRAWFSKERRDEAIEQGKDAIVRAMRKQNLPIQRILTGDSLVTLAHEMRYSDISALYAAIGEGHVSAQNIVQKLVQALGGEEAATEEIDEAVPPSRTRGRKRRSSADPGVVVKGVEDVWVKLARCCTPVPGDPIIGFVTRGSGVSVHRSDCVNVDSLSREPERILDVEWAPTQSSVFLVAIQVEALDRSRLLSDVTRVLSDQHVNILSAAVQTSRDRVATSRFTFEMGDPKHLGHVLKAVRGVEGVYDVYRVTSGRSRS
- a CDS encoding adenine phosphoribosyltransferase produces the protein MTELADITGLLLSRIRDVADYPEPGVMFKDITPLLADPAAFTALTDALAGIATNTGATKVVGLEARGFILGAPVAVRADLGFIPVRKAGKLPGATLRQAYDLEYGSAEIEVHAEDLTSADRVLIVDDVLATGGTAEAAIHLIQRAGAQVSGLAVLMELGFLGGRARLEPALAGAPLEALLQV
- the secF gene encoding protein translocase subunit SecF — encoded protein: MSKLGNLGARLHRGEISYDFVGKRKIWYGVSILITITAIVGLAVRGLNMSIDFQGGAVFTTPTKMSASVTQAETYAHDASGQEAVVQKLGNGSLRIQIAGIDTNKADQIKQKLADDLKINPDKLAADLVGPSWGQQIADKAWEGLAIFMVLVVIYLAIAFEWRMAIAALVALIHDITITTGIYALVGFEVSPGTVIGLLTILGYSLYDTVVVFDSLKEQTKDITKQTRFTYSEIANRSINGTLVRSINTTVVALLPVAGLLFIGGGFLGAGTLNDISLSLFVGLAAGAYSSIFIATPLVADLKEREPAMKALTKRVLAKRAQAAAEDELAADRAGDVDDSSDDTAAAVVGPRNQPASRSRGRGGRPSGKRR
- the secD gene encoding protein translocase subunit SecD, with translation MAAPKRGRSASAQSKPGRSLALILIAIVALTGGMFLSGNTTPRLGIDLAGGTSITLKAKADQGSAVNKANMDTAVDIMNRRVNGLGVSEAEVQTQGNDNIIVNIPKGTNSKEAQQQVGTTAKLYFRPVLASEPSGTATSSPSPSASSSGSSSPKPGASASPSASTSSKEKASGSSSGSPTATATSQGRAVTDALKAGSTPSPSTSGSGSAKPSATPSASAGGASADAAKLRAQYAALDCTKPAERAKVGGAAKPGDPTVACGQIRGSWYKYVLGPAAVDGTEVKKAQAVFDTQGASGWQVQMTFSSSGSKKFADITGQLAKNQQPQNEFGIVLDGEVVSSPYVQNAITGGQAEISGSFTQQDAQSLANMLSYGALPLSFQEQSVTTVTAALGGEQLHAGLLAGAIGLALVVLYLVVYYRGLSLVAMASLLVSAILTYVIMSLLGPAIGFALNLPAVCGAIVAIGITADSFIVYFERIRDEIREGRTLRPAVERAWPRARRTILVSDFVSFLAAAVLFIVTVGKVQGFAFTLGLTTVLDVVVVFLFTKPLMTLLARRPFFANGHKWSGLDPKSLGAKAPLRRTRRPAGPAAGPVDPKEA
- the yajC gene encoding preprotein translocase subunit YajC; amino-acid sequence: MNAFTLLPFIVLIAAMFLMTRSAKKKQQQAASMRNEMQPGSGVRTIGGMYATVKEVGEETVLLDAGPGVELLFAKNSIGAVLTDDEYNRIVHGIEHDLKSDADIVPDDASSLTETDESDSPAAAASDDKAVDLGKKDAAEEGADAAEATEAKADEEPKKTDGDSDAK